ATTCATAACCGTAAACTTTTGTATCCTGATGTGCCGCTTGATGAAGTGAAACTCCGCGAAACCTACCAGGCTCGTTTGGAATTAGAATTAAAGCTGATTAAGCAGATGGGTTTTGCCGGTTACTTTTTAATTGTGTCTGATTTTATTTCGCATGCAAAAAACACTGGTGTGCCGGTAGGGCCCGGCCGTGGTTCGGCTGCAGGTTCTCTTGTTGCTTACTCGGTGCGTATTACCGACTTAGATCCTCTTCCGTATAATCTTCTTTTTGAACGATTTTTAAATCCCGAACGTGTGAGCATGCCCGACGTGGATATCGATTTTTGCATGCATGGCCGTTCAAAAGTTTTGGAATATGTGGGAAAAAAATACGGCAATGTGTCACAAATTATCACCTTTGGAAAAATGAAAGCCAAAGCAGTGTTGCGCGATGTTGGGCGTGTGATGGAAATGCCGTATGCCGATGTGGATAAAATAGCCAAACTCATTCCTAATGCTATCAATATTACGCTTGAAGAAGCTTTAAAAGAAGAGCCTCGTTTGCAGGAATTGGTGGACAACGATTCGCAAGTGGCGCGCCTTATGCAAATTGCCAAAAATTTGGAAGGTTTAAACCGCCATGCCTCTACCCATGCCGCCGGCGTGGTGATGTCCGATAAGCCGCTTACCAATTATTTGCCTCTTTATAAAGGCAGTAATGGTGACGTGGTGACGCAGTTCGATATGAAGTTTGTGGAAAAGATTGGGCTTATCAAGTTTGACTTTTTGGGTTTAAAAACACTTACGGTAATTAACGATGCCATTAAAATTATTAAACGCACTCAAAATGTAGAGCTTGAAATTTTAGACATATCGTTAGCCGATAAAGCTGTGTACGAGCTTCTTGCCAAGGGCGATACGGCAGGAGTGTTCCAGCTAGAAAGTTCGGGGATGCGCGATTTGCTCATCCGCATGAAGCCCAATACTTTTGAAGATCTTATCGCTATTTTGGCTCTCTATCGTCCTGGCCCGTTAGGGAGCGGTATGGTGGATGATTTTATTAATCGTAAATTAGGACGCACACCCATTGTTTACGATTTACCTGAATTAAAACCTATTCTAGAAGATACTTATGGCGTTATTGTTTACCAAGAACAGGTGATGCAGATTTCATCGGCGTTAGCGGGGTATTCTCTTGGTGAAGCCGATTTATTGCGCCGGGCCATGGGTAAAAAGAAGGCCGAAGAAATGGCTGCGCAGCGGGTGCGCTTTTTGGAAGGTGCCAAAACAAAGAAGGTTCCTAGCGATAAAGCTGAAAAGATTTTTGATTTGATGGCCAAATTTGCCGAATACGGTTTTAATAAATCCCACTCGGCCGCCTATGCCTTGGTTTCGTATCAAACCGCCTATCTTAAAGCTCATTATCCCGTAGAATATTTAGCTGCTATCCTCTCTACCGAAATGCATGATACCGACCGTATCCAGTTTTATAGTGATGACCTGAAACTACAAAAAATAACCATGCTGCCTCCGGATGTGAACGAAAGTTATTTTGGTTTTTCGGTAATGAGCAAAAATTCCATCCGTTATGGTTTGGGCGCAGTGAAGGGAATTGGTGAAGGTGCTATTGAGGCCATTGTTGAAGCTCGTAACGAAAAAGGACCTTTTAAATCTTTTTCCGATTTTTGCATGCGAGTGGATCATCACCGAATCAACAAACGGGTGCTGGAATCGCTCATTAAATGCGGGGCATTTGATCGTATTGAAAAAAACCGAGCTGTTATATTTGATAGTATTGAAGAACTTGTAGGGATGGCCATAAAAAATAAAAAGGAAAAGGGATTGGGCCAAGAGAGTATTTTTGGTCTTTTAAACGATAATCCTGCAGATGCCATGGCCTTTACACACAAGTCTGGCCCCGATTGGCCCGATAATCAAAAATTGGCATTTGAAAAAGAAGCCCTGGGTTTTTATTTTTCGGATCATCCGCTTTCTGGCTACCGTGAAGAAATTGAGCGTGTTTCCAATGCCGATACTCTTAAAATAAAAACTCTTACCAGTGAAGCCGAAGTGAATATGGCGGGTATGATTAAGGGGATTAGGGTCATTACCACCAAAAAGGGAAGCCGAATGGCTTTTGTAAATTTTGAAGATTTAAAAGGGACGGTTGAGGTGATTGTGTTTCCTAATACTTTTCAAAAGTCGGCTGAAATTTTAAAAGAAGATCAAATTGTTATCTTAAAAGGTAAGGTAGACCGGACGGAAGAGGGTTCTAAAATTTTGGCCGACGAATTTTTTCCGTTGCAGGAATTTTTGGGAAATAGAACGCGTAGTGTTCATTTTAAAATTCCATCTACGTTATTAACTGAAGATAAATTAAAAAATTTAAATTCTATTCTGCACGAATACAATGGATCGTGTAAAGGCTATTTGCATCTTATTGAATTGGGAGGGGTAGAAACTATTTTAGAACTCCCTCAGGGGTTAAGAATGGATGACCGCGATTCCCTGTCTGTTAAAGTAAATCACTTGTTTAATCAAAAAGTAGTGGAGTACGGATTATAGCGGATTTTTTTGATACAACGAGCACTGCAAGCCTTCCCATGTTTTAAAGACATTGGTAATTCCTAATGTTGTTTCGGGGCCTCCCAGTCCAAGACAGCCGTCGGTAGGCAGTAGTGAGTTGATATTTTCCAGTATTCTCTTTTTTATATCAGGTTCAAAATAAATCAGTACGTTTCTAATGAGAACAATATCAAACTCTCCCAAATGCTGAAATGAGTTGAGCAGGTTCAGGTTTTCAAAGCGGGTCATTTTTTTTAGTTCATCTTTAATTTTCCATCCGGCATCGGCCCTTTCAAAAAAACGAGCCAATAAATGGCAAGATAAGCCGCGTTGCACCTCATAGTGTGTGTATATGCCACTGTTTGCACGTTTAATAACATTTTTTGATATATCGGTACCCAGTATCTGGATATCCCAGCCACTAAAATCGCAGGGATGAGTTATTAAACTGATGGCAAGCGAGGTGGCTTCTTGGCCGTATGAACTGGCGGCCGACCAAATACGGAGTTTTTTTGTGCTTTCACGTGCTTTATAAAAATATGGAAATATAGCTTCGCTTAAGCTTTTAAAAAAAAGATCATCTCTAAAAAATAGTGATTCATGAGTGGTAGCTAGATCAATCACATCATCTAAAATATCGTTATTGGTAGATATGAGTTTTAAGAGTTCTGCAAGAGAATCAACTTTGTGTTGTTCAAGTAAAGTATGCAGTCTTACCGATAAAAAATTTGGATTCGCGTTATCAATTTTATTTCCACTTTTATCGTAGATAATTTGTTTTAAAGTGGCTATGGCTAAGTCTTCAGTCGACATAAATTTATTTAATCAGTGAGGCTAAACATTCCGGTGTTCCTATTGCTGATGCTAAATTTTCTTTTACAACAGCACCTGGCATGCCCCATACTGTGCTGCTGGCTTCATCTTGAGCAATAACAATCCCATGCTTTTTTACTATTTCTATGCTCCCGCGTTTCCCATCTTCACCCATTCCTGTAAGGACAACTCCCAGTAATTTATCTCGATAAACATTGGCAGCGCTTCTAAAAAGAGGATCGGCTGATGGCTTGCAATAATTTTCTTCCGGTCCATCGTAGAGTCTTATATGTGTAGTAATCTGGTTGTACTCAAGCATCATGTGTGAATCACCGGGTGCTAAATAAACATTGCCATCAAAGATGGGATTTTTATCAATTGGTTGAATACAGGGGCGAGAAGTGGATTTTGTTATTCGTTCAGCGAGTGAGTCAATCATCATGCTGGGCATGTGCTGGACAATAAAAATAGGTTTTTCAAACTGAGGACGTAGAGCTTTTAAAAAGGAAATAAGAGCATTGGGGCCACCCGTGCTTGCAGCAATAACAATGGCGCTTGGCTTGATAGATGCCTGAGATTTATGAGAAATAGTTGTAGTAGGTATGTGCTCTTTTGTTTCTGATATAGCTCTAATTTTAGTTGTGAGAGTTGCAACAATTAGCTCAGGCTCTGTGCCAAGATCAGTAGTTGACGGCTTTGTTACATAATCAGAGGCTCCCATCAGAAGTGCTTTTATGGTTTGAGATGAGCCTTGCTCTGTGTAGGCACTAACCATAAGTACCTTCGTTTTAGGGTATTGTTTTGTAATAAGAGGAAGAAGGGTAAGTCCATCCATTTCTGGCATTTCGATATCTAACAAAATAATATCAACAGGAGTATCTTTTAAAAATTCCAGTGCTTGGTTGCCATTATGGGTCACGCCAGCAACAAAAAAATCATTTTCCTTGGACAATTGCATTTTCCAAAACGAGCAGATCATTGTTGAGTCATCAACAATAAGTATCCTGATTTTTTCAGATTTGTCTGTCATACTTATTTCCAAAGTAATGTAAACATCATGCCAAAACCCAAGCTTCTAAAAATAAAAGCCGTATAACCAATTTTAATATGTATGGGGCGCCATTTTTGTATAAGCGCAGGTTTATTGCTAAAGTAAAGTATCAAGCCTAGAATAAGCGCCGGAAAATAGAGCAGGGTAGCAAGAGATGAAAATAAGATATGTGTTTGCTGTAATACGCTAAGAGTAAAAGAGAGGGCTGTTTTTATAGCGTCTCTTTGTATTTCCAGTATAAGTACGGTTATTAGGTCGCTCACAATAGCCGCTATCATCAGGC
This sequence is a window from bacterium. Protein-coding genes within it:
- the cheB gene encoding chemotaxis-specific protein-glutamate methyltransferase CheB encodes the protein MTDKSEKIRILIVDDSTMICSFWKMQLSKENDFFVAGVTHNGNQALEFLKDTPVDIILLDIEMPEMDGLTLLPLITKQYPKTKVLMVSAYTEQGSSQTIKALLMGASDYVTKPSTTDLGTEPELIVATLTTKIRAISETKEHIPTTTISHKSQASIKPSAIVIAASTGGPNALISFLKALRPQFEKPIFIVQHMPSMMIDSLAERITKSTSRPCIQPIDKNPIFDGNVYLAPGDSHMMLEYNQITTHIRLYDGPEENYCKPSADPLFRSAANVYRDKLLGVVLTGMGEDGKRGSIEIVKKHGIVIAQDEASSTVWGMPGAVVKENLASAIGTPECLASLIK
- a CDS encoding protein-glutamate O-methyltransferase CheR, with the translated sequence MSTEDLAIATLKQIIYDKSGNKIDNANPNFLSVRLHTLLEQHKVDSLAELLKLISTNNDILDDVIDLATTHESLFFRDDLFFKSLSEAIFPYFYKARESTKKLRIWSAASSYGQEATSLAISLITHPCDFSGWDIQILGTDISKNVIKRANSGIYTHYEVQRGLSCHLLARFFERADAGWKIKDELKKMTRFENLNLLNSFQHLGEFDIVLIRNVLIYFEPDIKKRILENINSLLPTDGCLGLGGPETTLGITNVFKTWEGLQCSLYQKNPL
- the dnaE gene encoding DNA polymerase III subunit alpha, producing the protein MSFSHLNNHSEYSLLNGALRVGDMVAKAKEFGQTSVALTDYGNIFGAVDLFTTAKGKGVKPIIGCTVFHPSFDDHKNKIHRRGMDHLFQLVLLIQNKEGYLNLCKLITQSYLDGFYYKPRIDSALLNEYSEGLIALSGGWDSALNHYAYEGQHDKAMEWMEKYATIFKDRYYIELQDNGIEAQKQMNAALKDMAHKKGLPLVATNNCHYLKQEEAEAFETLMCIQTGATMHGAHGNLKFSTDGYYFKSTQEMEEAFKDCPEAIANTEVVENLCNFEFDLKTYYFPKFEPPQGLTLDDYLDKEAHLGLDQRWPQIIHNRKLLYPDVPLDEVKLRETYQARLELELKLIKQMGFAGYFLIVSDFISHAKNTGVPVGPGRGSAAGSLVAYSVRITDLDPLPYNLLFERFLNPERVSMPDVDIDFCMHGRSKVLEYVGKKYGNVSQIITFGKMKAKAVLRDVGRVMEMPYADVDKIAKLIPNAINITLEEALKEEPRLQELVDNDSQVARLMQIAKNLEGLNRHASTHAAGVVMSDKPLTNYLPLYKGSNGDVVTQFDMKFVEKIGLIKFDFLGLKTLTVINDAIKIIKRTQNVELEILDISLADKAVYELLAKGDTAGVFQLESSGMRDLLIRMKPNTFEDLIAILALYRPGPLGSGMVDDFINRKLGRTPIVYDLPELKPILEDTYGVIVYQEQVMQISSALAGYSLGEADLLRRAMGKKKAEEMAAQRVRFLEGAKTKKVPSDKAEKIFDLMAKFAEYGFNKSHSAAYALVSYQTAYLKAHYPVEYLAAILSTEMHDTDRIQFYSDDLKLQKITMLPPDVNESYFGFSVMSKNSIRYGLGAVKGIGEGAIEAIVEARNEKGPFKSFSDFCMRVDHHRINKRVLESLIKCGAFDRIEKNRAVIFDSIEELVGMAIKNKKEKGLGQESIFGLLNDNPADAMAFTHKSGPDWPDNQKLAFEKEALGFYFSDHPLSGYREEIERVSNADTLKIKTLTSEAEVNMAGMIKGIRVITTKKGSRMAFVNFEDLKGTVEVIVFPNTFQKSAEILKEDQIVILKGKVDRTEEGSKILADEFFPLQEFLGNRTRSVHFKIPSTLLTEDKLKNLNSILHEYNGSCKGYLHLIELGGVETILELPQGLRMDDRDSLSVKVNHLFNQKVVEYGL